From Chryseobacterium salivictor, a single genomic window includes:
- a CDS encoding cryptochrome/photolyase family protein — protein sequence MTDKISVFWFRRDLRLSDNHGLFEALQSAENVLPIFIFDTEILSKLENIEDKRVDFIVQVLQILNQFLEKSGKSIKILHGEPLNVFKELIENYDIEKVFCNEDYEPQAIKRDDEIAQFFTEKNIGFQSFKDQVLFHKGDILKSDGSPYTIYTPYSKQWLKMYSDEEEESYPSEKLLHHLLDVEKQEISLQKILFKKTTYQFQAPAINREILKNYHKTRNFPTTPTSEMSVHLRFGTVSIRKLAAEARKLNETYLKELIWREFFMQILYHFPKVVTESFKRKYDHITWLYDGELLRKWQEGKTGYPLVDAGMRELNETGLMHNRVRMVCASFFTKHLLMDWRIGEAYFAEKLLDYDLSANNGNWQWSAGTGCDSAPYFRVFNPEEQQKKFDPDFKYIKKWVKEFGTKDYPEPVVEHRFARLRALETYKKGLQEV from the coding sequence ATGACTGATAAAATTTCTGTTTTTTGGTTCAGAAGAGATTTGAGATTGTCTGATAATCACGGATTATTTGAAGCGCTTCAATCTGCTGAAAACGTTTTACCCATTTTTATTTTCGATACCGAAATTCTTTCGAAACTTGAAAATATAGAAGATAAACGAGTCGATTTTATTGTTCAGGTTTTGCAGATTCTGAATCAGTTTTTAGAAAAATCCGGAAAATCAATTAAAATTCTTCATGGGGAACCTTTAAATGTATTTAAAGAACTTATTGAGAATTACGACATAGAAAAGGTTTTCTGCAATGAAGATTATGAACCGCAAGCCATTAAAAGAGATGATGAAATTGCGCAGTTCTTCACTGAAAAAAATATTGGATTTCAGTCCTTTAAAGATCAGGTCCTTTTTCACAAAGGCGATATTTTAAAGTCCGACGGAAGTCCGTACACGATTTACACGCCTTATTCGAAGCAGTGGTTAAAAATGTATAGTGATGAAGAAGAGGAGTCTTATCCCAGTGAGAAACTCCTTCATCATTTACTTGATGTAGAAAAACAGGAAATTTCCCTGCAAAAAATATTATTCAAAAAGACAACTTATCAGTTTCAAGCTCCTGCCATAAATCGTGAAATTTTGAAGAATTATCACAAAACCCGCAATTTTCCAACGACGCCAACTTCTGAAATGAGTGTTCACCTTCGTTTCGGAACAGTGAGCATTAGGAAGCTGGCTGCTGAAGCCAGAAAGCTGAATGAGACTTATTTAAAGGAATTGATCTGGCGGGAATTTTTTATGCAGATTCTTTATCATTTTCCGAAAGTGGTTACAGAATCTTTCAAAAGAAAATACGATCATATTACCTGGTTATATGATGGAGAACTTCTCCGGAAATGGCAGGAAGGAAAGACCGGATATCCACTTGTAGATGCCGGAATGCGGGAACTCAACGAAACAGGTTTGATGCACAACCGCGTAAGAATGGTTTGTGCAAGTTTTTTCACCAAACATCTTTTAATGGACTGGCGAATTGGTGAAGCCTATTTTGCGGAAAAATTATTGGATTACGATTTATCTGCGAATAATGGAAACTGGCAGTGGAGTGCAGGAACTGGTTGTGATTCGGCGCCTTATTTTCGAGTTTTCAATCCGGAAGAGCAGCAGAAAAAATTCGATCCTGATTTTAAATATATTAAAAAATGGGTAAAAGAATTCGGTACAAAAGATTATCCGGAACCGGTTGTAGAGCACAGGTTTGCGCGTTTGCGGGCTTTGGAAACGTATAAAAAAGGATTGCAGGAAGTGTGA
- a CDS encoding ABC1 kinase family protein encodes MKTLDKIPTSKIQRAGKLISTGAKVGVNYLKYYGEKITKTEDEAKDNLNKNNATDIYDSLKELKGSALKVAQMLSMEKNILPAAYVEKFSLSQFQVPPLSAPLVTKIFKTYFGKRPNELFDEFEPNSTNAASIGQVHKAKKDGKELAVKIQYPGVSDSISSDLAMVKPIAMKMFNIKGKNSDQYFKEVEDKLLEETDYNLEISQSLEIRKSCESLPNLAFPDYYPQYSNDRIITMDWMHGIHLSTFCAANQDPKLANKVGQALWDFYMFQIHQLRKVHADPHPGNFLVSEEGTLIAIDFGCMKGIPEDFYIPYFELAIRENLENKEFFDRKLLELEIIRADDSAEEKEFFTQIFYELLYLFTTPFQEENFDFSDGKFFQATADLGQKYSKNTQIKGRNANRGSRHFIYMNRTFFGLYNLMHDIKADHILINNYKNFIKN; translated from the coding sequence ATGAAAACCTTAGATAAAATACCAACAAGTAAAATCCAGCGTGCCGGTAAATTGATTTCCACCGGTGCTAAAGTTGGCGTGAATTATTTAAAATACTACGGTGAAAAAATCACCAAAACGGAAGATGAAGCCAAAGACAATCTCAATAAAAATAACGCAACGGATATTTATGACAGTTTAAAAGAATTGAAAGGAAGCGCGCTGAAAGTTGCCCAAATGTTGAGCATGGAAAAGAATATTTTACCGGCAGCTTACGTGGAGAAATTTTCTTTATCCCAGTTTCAGGTTCCGCCACTGTCGGCGCCTTTGGTGACCAAGATCTTTAAAACGTATTTTGGAAAAAGGCCCAATGAGCTTTTCGATGAGTTTGAGCCCAATTCCACCAATGCTGCAAGTATCGGTCAGGTTCATAAAGCTAAAAAAGACGGTAAAGAACTGGCGGTAAAGATTCAGTATCCGGGAGTTTCCGACTCTATTTCCTCTGATTTGGCGATGGTAAAACCCATTGCGATGAAGATGTTCAATATCAAAGGGAAAAACTCCGATCAATATTTCAAAGAAGTGGAAGATAAGTTGCTGGAAGAAACCGATTATAATTTAGAAATCAGTCAAAGTTTAGAAATCAGAAAAAGTTGTGAATCCTTGCCAAATCTGGCTTTCCCCGATTATTATCCGCAATATTCCAATGACCGGATTATCACGATGGACTGGATGCACGGAATCCATCTTTCGACTTTCTGTGCCGCCAATCAGGATCCAAAACTGGCGAATAAGGTTGGTCAGGCGCTGTGGGATTTTTATATGTTTCAGATTCATCAGTTGAGAAAAGTACACGCGGATCCGCATCCGGGGAATTTTTTGGTTTCTGAAGAAGGAACTTTAATTGCTATTGATTTTGGCTGTATGAAAGGTATTCCTGAGGATTTTTATATTCCTTATTTTGAACTGGCAATTCGGGAGAATTTAGAAAATAAAGAGTTTTTTGACCGGAAATTACTGGAACTGGAAATTATAAGAGCAGACGATTCTGCTGAAGAAAAAGAATTTTTCACGCAGATATTCTATGAGTTGCTGTATTTGTTTACTACTCCTTTTCAGGAAGAAAATTTCGATTTCTCCGATGGTAAATTCTTTCAAGCGACTGCAGATCTTGGTCAGAAATATTCAAAAAATACCCAAATCAAAGGCAGAAATGCCAATCGCGGATCGAGACATTTTATTTATATGAACCGTACCTTTTTCGGACTCTATAATTTAATGCACGACATCAAAGCCGATCATATTCTTATTAATAATTATAAAAATTTCATCAAAAATTGA
- a CDS encoding diacylglycerol/lipid kinase family protein — protein MKNVAFIINPFSAKKNYQPFLDSLQKQVKNPHFYISESLEGTEQFISENFANIDIFVAVGGDGTISSVAKQLINTGKILAIFPAGSGNGFSNETNFTKNLTELLAKIKANKYREIDTFKVNDRLSINVSGTGFDGKVVKEFEKTSRGFKNYIKTSIKTFFNYKPIQVKFPSEQFKKHNGEYLMLNVANTRQFGNNAYIAPHASTVDGLAEIVLVKKFPLHHGAAFAFRMFSKTLKENKYVTFLSVPEIDFTVDTKDWHLDGEYNEIDSPVHIKVLPKSLKILI, from the coding sequence ATGAAGAATGTCGCCTTTATTATCAATCCTTTTTCTGCAAAGAAAAACTACCAGCCTTTTTTAGATTCCCTTCAAAAACAGGTTAAAAATCCGCATTTCTACATCTCAGAATCTTTAGAAGGAACTGAGCAGTTCATCAGTGAAAATTTTGCAAATATTGATATTTTTGTTGCCGTAGGTGGCGACGGAACTATTTCTTCAGTCGCGAAGCAGTTGATTAATACCGGTAAAATTCTGGCCATTTTTCCGGCAGGTTCAGGAAACGGATTTTCAAATGAGACGAATTTTACTAAAAATTTGACTGAACTTTTAGCAAAAATCAAAGCCAATAAATACCGGGAAATCGACACTTTTAAAGTGAATGACCGGCTTTCAATTAATGTTTCAGGAACGGGTTTCGACGGAAAAGTAGTGAAGGAATTTGAAAAAACCAGCCGCGGTTTTAAAAACTATATTAAAACTTCGATAAAAACTTTCTTTAATTACAAACCGATCCAAGTGAAATTTCCGTCAGAACAGTTTAAGAAACACAATGGCGAATATTTAATGTTAAACGTCGCCAATACGCGACAGTTCGGGAATAATGCTTATATCGCTCCGCATGCAAGTACGGTGGATGGCTTGGCAGAAATTGTTCTGGTGAAAAAATTCCCTTTACATCATGGTGCCGCATTTGCCTTCAGAATGTTTTCGAAAACGTTGAAAGAAAACAAATATGTAACTTTCCTTTCTGTCCCTGAAATTGATTTTACGGTGGATACCAAAGACTGGCATTTAGACGGTGAATACAATGAAATCGACTCCCCTGTTCATATTAAAGTCTTACCGAAAAGTCTGAAGATTCTGATCTGA
- a CDS encoding flavin reductase family protein — translation MITEEKMVRISRGQILESEKLYRVKLVNSLAGIRQVVLVGTKSKSDYENLAVFSSLIHLGANPPLFGLISRPDSVDRDTLENIRETESYTLNFIDKQWVKQAHQTSARYPKEVSEFAEVGLTAEYLENCFSPFVKEAPIKIEMKLQQILDIEINKTKMIIGSIESLYLQKNRLAEDGLVKPDHLLLSGGLDAYYSGEFITQLPYAKP, via the coding sequence ATGATTACTGAAGAAAAAATGGTAAGAATAAGTCGCGGTCAGATTTTGGAAAGCGAAAAACTTTACCGGGTAAAATTGGTTAATTCTTTAGCGGGAATTCGTCAGGTTGTTTTGGTTGGAACCAAATCTAAAAGTGATTACGAAAATCTGGCGGTTTTCAGTTCGTTGATTCATTTGGGTGCAAATCCACCTTTGTTTGGGTTGATTTCAAGACCGGATTCTGTGGATCGGGATACTTTGGAAAACATCAGAGAAACCGAAAGTTATACTTTAAATTTCATTGATAAACAGTGGGTGAAACAGGCGCATCAGACTTCGGCGCGTTATCCAAAAGAGGTCTCAGAGTTTGCGGAAGTTGGTTTGACTGCGGAATATTTGGAAAACTGCTTTTCTCCATTTGTAAAAGAAGCTCCCATTAAAATAGAAATGAAACTGCAGCAAATTTTAGATATTGAGATTAATAAAACCAAAATGATTATTGGAAGCATCGAAAGCCTGTATCTTCAAAAAAACAGATTGGCAGAAGATGGCTTGGTAAAGCCGGATCACTTATTGTTAAGTGGTGGTCTGGATGCTTATTACAGCGGTGAATTTATTACGCAGTTGCCTTATGCAAAACCTTAA
- a CDS encoding MarR family winged helix-turn-helix transcriptional regulator, which translates to MELNLIIEILKELDSFQKIQPGSQKTLEDFRMYLNEKAYEKETPRNLTEKFDLEVYDLENEIAKQVIMLGRYSKQLIRKSLEDNPNLVNEDFTYLFRMMDYPSLTKMQLIEKNAHEKQTGIEIIKRLVKNGLLIESPDQNDKRSTRISVTEKGKKVFLESMKDITIVSKIMCGKLNGEEKGNLLNYLKKLNTFHHTVYTNFKNEELVRILQMVDHD; encoded by the coding sequence ATGGAATTAAATTTAATTATAGAGATTTTAAAAGAACTCGATTCTTTTCAGAAAATTCAGCCGGGAAGTCAAAAAACGCTGGAAGATTTCAGAATGTATCTGAATGAAAAAGCCTACGAAAAAGAAACCCCCAGAAATTTAACCGAAAAGTTTGATCTGGAAGTGTACGATCTTGAAAACGAAATTGCCAAACAGGTAATTATGCTTGGTAGATATTCTAAACAGTTGATCCGAAAGTCTTTGGAGGATAATCCTAATTTGGTCAATGAAGATTTTACCTATCTTTTCAGAATGATGGATTATCCGTCGCTGACCAAAATGCAGCTCATCGAAAAAAATGCCCATGAAAAACAAACCGGCATCGAAATTATCAAAAGATTGGTAAAAAATGGTCTCTTAATTGAAAGTCCTGATCAAAATGATAAAAGAAGCACCCGGATTTCGGTAACCGAAAAAGGAAAAAAAGTTTTCCTGGAATCGATGAAAGATATTACCATCGTCTCTAAAATTATGTGCGGAAAACTCAACGGGGAAGAAAAAGGAAATTTGCTGAATTATTTGAAAAAGCTCAACACTTTTCACCACACCGTTTACACGAATTTTAAAAATGAAGAATTGGTAAGAATTCTTCAAATGGTAGATCATGACTGA
- a CDS encoding sterol desaturase family protein, translated as MEIIGYILLTIVIVIGMEGVTWLTHKYIMHGLGWYLHEDHHQPGYPHVFEKNDAFFVVFAIPSILLFYFGTRGELNWMFFVGLGILIYGMCYFLVHDVLIHRRFKWFDKTNNWYFRGLRKAHKMHHKHLGKEDGECFGMLFVPLHYFKEARLSTLKK; from the coding sequence ATGGAAATTATTGGATATATTCTGTTAACAATCGTAATTGTTATCGGCATGGAGGGAGTTACCTGGCTTACGCACAAATACATCATGCACGGTTTGGGTTGGTACCTGCACGAAGATCATCATCAGCCCGGGTACCCTCACGTATTTGAAAAAAACGATGCTTTTTTTGTCGTTTTCGCAATTCCTAGTATTTTACTTTTTTACTTCGGAACGCGTGGCGAACTGAACTGGATGTTCTTCGTCGGCTTAGGAATTTTAATTTACGGAATGTGTTATTTTCTAGTTCACGATGTTTTAATTCACCGGAGATTCAAATGGTTCGACAAAACCAACAACTGGTATTTCCGTGGGTTGAGAAAAGCACATAAAATGCACCACAAACATTTGGGCAAAGAAGACGGCGAATGTTTCGGAATGCTTTTCGTGCCGCTCCATTATTTCAAAGAAGCCCGGTTATCAACTTTAAAAAAATAA
- a CDS encoding TIGR03643 family protein, translating into MAWEDRTPFEAIFYQFELAEKEVIVLMRKELKRSSFNLWRKRLNSGVSQKHLYKRNSEIDRFKCARQRMISGNRISKR; encoded by the coding sequence ATGGCCTGGGAAGACCGAACGCCTTTCGAAGCCATTTTCTATCAGTTTGAGTTGGCAGAAAAAGAAGTCATCGTTTTGATGAGAAAAGAATTAAAAAGGAGCTCTTTTAATTTATGGCGCAAACGGTTGAATTCGGGAGTGAGTCAGAAACATTTGTACAAAAGAAATAGTGAGATCGATCGGTTTAAATGTGCAAGACAAAGAATGATATCCGGTAACAGAATAAGCAAGAGATAA
- a CDS encoding TetR family transcriptional regulator C-terminal domain-containing protein encodes MKNTEVTQEKILDIYSKYVLRNNKKPLNVFTFCDEHELDESQFYFFYANFDQLEADYLKYFMNQSILLISKEEDYEGDDAKTKMLSFYYTFFEQLTMNRSLVIYLIGSDKNNLDHLKKLCTLKKEFQSFIKTLAISQPLMESQNENMAKIERFKNKGIEELYWGHFLTTLKFWIEDTSSNFEKTDIFIEKSVDTSFELFEIKPLKKLVDLGKFLFNEKIKNNS; translated from the coding sequence ATGAAAAATACAGAAGTAACTCAGGAAAAAATTTTAGATATTTATTCTAAATATGTTCTTCGAAATAATAAAAAGCCATTGAATGTTTTCACTTTCTGTGATGAACATGAGCTCGATGAATCTCAATTTTATTTCTTTTACGCTAATTTCGACCAGCTCGAAGCAGATTATCTTAAATATTTTATGAACCAAAGTATCCTCCTTATTTCTAAAGAAGAAGACTATGAAGGGGATGATGCCAAAACAAAAATGCTCTCCTTTTATTATACCTTTTTTGAACAGTTGACGATGAACAGAAGTTTGGTGATTTACCTTATCGGTTCAGACAAAAATAATTTGGATCATCTGAAAAAATTGTGCACGCTGAAAAAAGAGTTTCAGTCCTTTATTAAAACATTAGCTATTTCGCAGCCATTGATGGAAAGTCAAAATGAAAATATGGCCAAAATAGAACGGTTCAAAAACAAAGGCATCGAAGAATTATATTGGGGACATTTTCTGACCACGCTGAAATTCTGGATAGAAGATACGAGTTCTAATTTCGAGAAAACCGATATTTTTATTGAAAAATCAGTGGACACCAGTTTCGAACTTTTTGAAATTAAACCTTTGAAGAAATTAGTCGATTTGGGAAAATTTCTCTTTAATGAAAAAATAAAAAACAATTCATGA
- a CDS encoding phytoene/squalene synthase family protein, translated as MNNLEIFNSFCGQSSKMVTEKYSTSFYKASSLFQPEIRQHIYNIYGFVRLADEIVDTFHDYDKVRLMAEFERNYHSAKENGISLNPILHSFCLTQREKNIPQDLVDAFLHSMKMDLGDIKDLNDEKYNEYIYGSAEVVGLMCLKVFVNGNIAEYEKLKPYAQSLGAAFQKINFLRDISADFLDLNRTYFPGVDFKNFSEKDKIEIEKDIAKDFEHAKIGIKMLPISSRLAVFMAYKYYFNLFKKIRRTKPELLLTKRIRVSNARKMYLFGEMILNKNLNLL; from the coding sequence ATGAATAATTTAGAAATTTTTAATTCGTTTTGTGGGCAATCTTCGAAGATGGTCACCGAAAAATACAGCACCTCGTTCTACAAGGCGTCTTCTCTTTTTCAACCGGAAATCCGCCAGCATATCTATAACATTTACGGATTTGTAAGATTGGCAGATGAGATTGTGGATACTTTTCACGACTATGACAAGGTAAGATTAATGGCAGAATTTGAGAGAAATTACCATTCTGCGAAAGAAAACGGTATTTCCCTCAATCCAATTTTACATTCCTTCTGTTTAACGCAGCGTGAGAAAAATATTCCGCAGGATTTGGTCGATGCTTTCCTGCATTCAATGAAGATGGATTTGGGAGATATTAAAGATCTGAATGATGAAAAATACAACGAATATATTTATGGTTCTGCCGAAGTTGTAGGTTTGATGTGTCTTAAAGTCTTTGTTAATGGCAATATTGCAGAATATGAAAAACTGAAACCTTATGCACAGAGTTTAGGCGCAGCTTTTCAAAAGATCAATTTTTTAAGGGATATCAGTGCTGACTTTCTTGATCTCAACCGGACTTATTTCCCCGGAGTCGATTTTAAAAATTTTTCAGAAAAAGATAAAATTGAAATTGAAAAAGATATCGCAAAAGATTTCGAACACGCTAAAATTGGAATTAAAATGCTTCCAATTTCAAGCAGGTTAGCCGTTTTTATGGCCTACAAATATTACTTTAATTTGTTTAAGAAAATAAGAAGGACGAAACCAGAATTGCTTTTAACCAAAAGAATACGCGTTTCAAATGCCCGAAAAATGTACCTCTTTGGGGAAATGATTTTAAATAAAAATCTGAATCTGCTGTAA
- a CDS encoding SDR family NAD(P)-dependent oxidoreductase: protein MKNILIIGAGKGIGLKSAQLLKDENLYTISRNLTPELESLGTHFFQLDISKNDLSEVSLPDELHGLVFCPGSINLKPFNRLSEADFLADFNQNLMGAVKIIQKCLPALKKSKSASIILFSTVAAKVGMPFHTSVAASKGAIEGFAKSLAAELASAKIRVNVIAPSLSNTALAAQLLSTEEKREASAKRHPLQRIGLPDDSAQLVEFLLSDKSSWITAQIIGVDGGLGNIKL from the coding sequence ATGAAAAATATACTGATCATAGGTGCCGGAAAAGGAATTGGACTAAAATCTGCGCAGCTTTTAAAAGATGAAAATCTGTACACCATTTCCCGAAATCTCACTCCAGAACTGGAAAGTTTAGGAACTCATTTTTTTCAGCTGGATATATCCAAAAATGATCTAAGTGAAGTATCTTTACCTGATGAATTGCACGGTCTTGTTTTTTGTCCCGGATCGATTAATTTGAAACCGTTTAACCGTCTTTCAGAAGCAGATTTTTTGGCAGACTTTAATCAGAATCTGATGGGTGCGGTGAAAATTATTCAGAAATGTCTGCCGGCTTTGAAGAAATCGAAATCGGCAAGTATCATTCTTTTTTCAACGGTTGCGGCCAAAGTAGGAATGCCATTTCATACTTCAGTTGCAGCAAGTAAAGGAGCAATCGAAGGTTTTGCAAAGAGCCTGGCTGCCGAACTGGCTTCTGCGAAAATAAGGGTGAATGTCATTGCGCCTTCGCTTTCGAATACGGCATTGGCGGCGCAACTTCTTTCCACTGAAGAGAAAAGAGAAGCCTCGGCGAAAAGACATCCGTTGCAAAGAATCGGTTTGCCAGACGATAGTGCGCAACTCGTTGAGTTTCTGCTTTCAGATAAAAGTTCGTGGATCACAGCCCAAATTATTGGAGTTGACGGCGGTCTGGGAAATATTAAACTTTAA
- a CDS encoding DUF2256 domain-containing protein, which produces MNICLTCKRPFSWRKKWEKDWEKVKFCSEKCKKNKSINNDC; this is translated from the coding sequence GTGAATATTTGTCTGACTTGTAAAAGGCCTTTTTCCTGGCGCAAAAAATGGGAAAAAGATTGGGAGAAGGTAAAGTTTTGTAGTGAAAAATGTAAAAAAAATAAATCCATAAATAACGACTGTTGA
- a CDS encoding lycopene cyclase domain-containing protein, translating to MQSYYYLLLDVFSFLIPFIYSFEKKRMHFIQHWKAYFTSIAVVGIFFILWDSYFAYQNVWAFNDQYLIGFRILKLPIEEWLFFLLIPYASIFIHYSLKYFFPNIELSAKATKWITYLLFAVGLLLTVFNYDKMYTFVCIGLFTLLMLSQIIFQWKYAQRFYLSFVIIFIPFYFVNSALTGSYSDLPVVSYDNTQNLGIRMGTIPVEDSFYCFALLYSITLLFEYLKTKKLFKSSHEN from the coding sequence TTGCAATCTTATTATTACTTACTTTTAGATGTTTTCAGTTTTTTAATTCCTTTCATCTACAGTTTTGAGAAGAAAAGAATGCATTTCATTCAGCACTGGAAAGCGTATTTCACCTCCATTGCGGTTGTGGGAATTTTCTTTATTTTATGGGACAGTTATTTTGCTTATCAAAATGTCTGGGCTTTTAATGACCAATATTTAATAGGTTTCAGGATTCTAAAATTGCCTATTGAAGAATGGTTGTTTTTCTTGCTGATTCCTTATGCCAGTATCTTTATTCATTATTCTTTAAAATATTTCTTTCCCAATATTGAATTATCTGCAAAGGCGACGAAATGGATTACTTACCTTCTTTTCGCGGTCGGTTTATTGCTAACCGTTTTTAATTATGATAAAATGTACACCTTCGTTTGTATCGGATTATTTACATTATTAATGTTAAGTCAGATTATTTTTCAATGGAAATATGCCCAAAGATTTTATCTGAGTTTCGTCATTATATTCATCCCTTTCTACTTTGTAAACTCGGCTTTAACAGGAAGTTATTCTGATTTGCCCGTCGTTTCTTATGACAACACTCAGAATCTGGGAATACGCATGGGAACGATTCCGGTGGAAGACAGTTTTTACTGTTTCGCACTGCTCTACTCGATTACGCTTTTGTTTGAATATTTAAAAACCAAGAAATTATTTAAATCCAGCCATGAAAATTAA
- a CDS encoding phytoene desaturase family protein: MKKVIIIGSGFSAIASACYMAKAGYSVQVLEKNEQLGGRASMLEIAGFKFDMGPSWYWMPDIFERFFADFGKNVSDYYELKKLSPGYRVIFGKDDYIDISDEPEKIIAKFEEVEPGSGKHLRKFMEDSRKNYEIAMKDLVYNPGKSLLELVSLETASRLNLFVQNISQTVRKNIKNPKLQSILEFPVLFLGAKPQNTPAFYNFMNHADFGLGTWYPKGGFNAVALGMVKLAKELGVEFHLNQNVIKIETENNAATSVVTTHGFFDTDLVISGADYAHTEQLLNPNQKNYSDKYWQKKVFAPSSFLYYVAFDKKVPELQHHNLFFDTDFGQHAVDIYDEPKLPKKPLFYANFSSKTDLDLCPEGKEVGFFLIPVAVDLEDSQDIHDRYFELIMDRVEKNIGVDLRSSVLFKKSFGVQDFKERYNSCRGNAYGLANTLLQTSVLRPSISNKKIKNLFYTGQLTVPGPGVPPALISGKVVTDYILQHQNKIF; encoded by the coding sequence ATGAAAAAAGTAATCATTATCGGATCCGGATTTTCCGCTATTGCTTCTGCCTGTTACATGGCTAAAGCAGGCTATTCTGTTCAGGTTTTAGAAAAAAACGAACAGTTAGGCGGCCGAGCTTCTATGCTGGAAATTGCTGGATTTAAATTTGACATGGGACCAAGTTGGTATTGGATGCCGGATATATTCGAACGGTTTTTTGCTGATTTCGGCAAAAATGTTTCTGATTATTATGAATTAAAGAAGTTATCTCCCGGTTACAGAGTTATTTTCGGGAAAGATGACTACATCGATATTTCTGATGAACCTGAAAAAATCATTGCTAAATTTGAAGAAGTAGAACCCGGAAGCGGAAAGCATTTGCGGAAATTCATGGAAGATTCCCGCAAAAATTACGAAATCGCGATGAAAGATTTGGTGTACAATCCCGGGAAATCTTTGTTAGAACTGGTCAGTTTAGAGACAGCCTCCAGATTAAATCTGTTTGTTCAAAACATTTCGCAGACGGTAAGAAAGAACATCAAAAATCCAAAACTTCAAAGTATTCTGGAATTTCCCGTTCTGTTTTTGGGAGCGAAACCACAGAATACGCCGGCGTTTTATAATTTTATGAATCACGCCGATTTTGGTTTGGGAACCTGGTATCCGAAAGGAGGCTTTAATGCAGTTGCTCTGGGAATGGTGAAGTTGGCAAAAGAATTAGGCGTTGAATTTCACCTTAATCAAAATGTAATAAAAATAGAAACTGAAAACAATGCGGCGACAAGCGTTGTCACCACTCACGGTTTCTTCGATACCGATCTGGTAATTTCCGGTGCGGATTATGCTCATACCGAGCAACTTTTAAATCCTAATCAAAAAAACTACAGCGACAAATATTGGCAAAAGAAAGTTTTTGCCCCATCGTCCTTTTTATATTATGTAGCGTTTGACAAAAAAGTTCCGGAACTGCAGCATCACAATTTATTCTTCGATACCGATTTCGGGCAGCATGCTGTTGATATTTATGATGAACCGAAATTGCCAAAAAAACCTTTGTTCTATGCCAATTTCTCGTCGAAAACGGATTTGGATTTATGTCCGGAAGGAAAAGAAGTGGGCTTTTTCTTAATTCCTGTAGCGGTAGATTTAGAGGATAGTCAGGATATTCATGACCGGTATTTCGAACTGATTATGGATCGGGTGGAAAAAAACATCGGTGTAGATTTGCGAAGTTCAGTACTGTTCAAAAAAAGTTTTGGGGTACAGGATTTCAAAGAGCGCTACAACTCCTGCCGTGGTAACGCGTACGGATTGGCCAACACCTTATTACAAACTTCTGTTTTACGGCCAAGCATCAGTAACAAAAAAATAAAGAATTTATTCTACACCGGTCAGCTTACCGTTCCCGGACCGGGTGTTCCGCCCGCTTTAATCTCCGGAAAAGTAGTGACAGATTACATTCTTCAACATCAAAACAAAATATTCTAA